From a region of the Balaenoptera musculus isolate JJ_BM4_2016_0621 chromosome 15, mBalMus1.pri.v3, whole genome shotgun sequence genome:
- the PLK1 gene encoding serine/threonine-protein kinase PLK1 — MSAAATAGKLARAPADPGKVGVPGVAAPGAPAAAPPAKEIPEVLVDPRSRRRYLRGRFLGKGGFAKCFEISDADTKEVFAGKIVPKSLLLKPHQKEKMSMEISIHRSLAHQHVVGFHGFFEDNDFVFVVLELCRRRSLLELHKRRKALTEPEARYYLRQIVLGCQYLHRNRVIHRDLKLGNLFLNEDLEVKIGDFGLATKVEYDGERKKTLCGTPNYIAPEVLSKKGHSFEVDVWSIGCIMYTLLVGKPPFETSCLKETYLRIKKNEYSIPKHINPVAASLIQKMLQTDPTARPTIQELLNDEFFTSGYIPARLPITCLTIPPRFSIAPSSLDPSSRKPLTILNKGMENPMPERPREKEEPVVREASEAVDCHLGDMLQQLHSVNASKPSERGLVRQEEAEDPACIPIFWVSKWVDYSDKYGLGYQLCDNSVGVLFNDSTRLILYNDGDSLQYIERDGTESYLTVSSHPNSLIKKITLLKYFRNYMSEHLLKAGANITPREGDELARLPYLRTWFRTRSAIILHLSNGCVQINFFQDHTKLILCPLMAAVTYIDEKRDFRTYRLSLLEEYGCSKELASRLRYARTMVDKLLSSRSATNRLKASS, encoded by the exons ATGAGTGCGGCGGCAACTGCAGGGAAGCTGGCGCGGGCACCAGCAGATCCAGGGAAAGTCGGGGTCCCTGGAGTTGCAGCTCCCGGGGCCCCGGCGGCTGCCCCGCCGGCGAAAGAGATCCCGGAGGTCCTAGTGGACCCGCGCAGCCGGCGGCGCTATCTGCGGGGCCGCTTTCTGGGAAAGGGCGGCTTTGCCAAGTGCTTCGAGATCTCGGACGCGGACACTAAGGAGGTGTTTGCGGGCAAGATCGTGCCTAAGTCGCTGTTGCTCAAACCGCACCAGAAGGAGAAGATGTCCATGGAGATATCCATTCACCGCAGCCTCGCTCACCAGCACGTCGTCGGCTTCCACGGCTTTTTCGAGGACAACGACTTTGTGTTCGTGGTGTTGGAGCTCTGCCGCCGGAGG TCTCTCCTGGAGCTGCACAAGCGGAGAAAAGCACTCACGGAGCCCGAGGCCCGCTACTATCTTCGGCAGATCGTCCTCGGCTGCCAGTACCTGCATCGAAACCGCGTTATTCACAGAGATCTCAAGCTGGGCAACCTCTTCCTGAACGAGGATCTGGAGGTGAAAATAG gGGATTTTGGACTGGCAACCAAAGTCGAGTATGACGGGGAACGGAAGAAGACCCTGTGCGGGACTCCTAATTACATAGCTCCTGAGGTGCTGAGCAAGAAAGGGCACAGTTTCGAGGTGGACGTGTGGTCCATTGGGTGCATCAT GTATACCTTGTTAGTGGGCAAACCACCTTTTGAGACCTCTTGCCTAAAAGAGACCTACCTCCGGATCAAGAAGAATGAGTACAGTATTCCCAAG CACATCAACCCCGTGGCCGCGTCCCTCATCCAGAAGATGCTTCAGACAGATCCCACTGCCCGTCCAACCATTCAGGAGCTGCTCAATGACGAGTTTTTCACTTCTGGCTATATCCCTGCCCGCCTCCCCATCACCTGCCTCACCATTCCACCCAGGTTTTCAATTGCTCCCAGTAGCCTGGACCCCAGCAGCCGGAAGCCTCTCACCATCCTCAATAAAG GCATGGAGAACCCCATGCCCGAGCGTCCCCGGGAAAAAGAGGAGCCAGTGGTGCGGGAGGCCAGCGAGGCGGTCGACTGCCACCTCGGCGACATGCTGCAGCAGCTGCACAGCGTCAACGCCTCCAAGCCCTCAGAGAGGGGGCTGGTGAGGCAAG AGGAGGCTGAGGATCCCGCCTGCATCCCCATCTTCTGGGTCAGCAAGTGGGTGGACTATTCGGACAAGTACGGCCTCG GGTACCAGCTGTGTGACAACAGCGTGGGAGTGCTCTTCAACGACTCAACACGCCTCATCCTCTACAACGACGGCGACAGCCTGCAGTACATCGAGCGTGATGGCACGGAGTCCTACCTCACCGTGAGTTCCCATCCCAACTCCCTGATAAAGAAG ATCACCCTCCTCAAGTATTTCCGAAACTACATGAGTGAACACTTGCTGAAGGCGGGTGCCAACATCACGCCCCGGGAAGGCGACGAGCTAGCCCGGCTACCCTACCTGCGTACCTGGTTTCGCACCCGCAGCGCCATCATTCTGCACCTCAGTAATGGCTGCGTGCAGATCAACTTCTTCCAG GACCACACCAAACTCATCCTGTGCCCGCTGATGGCTGCCGTGACCTACATCGACGAGAAGCGGGACTTCCGCACGTACCGCCTGAGCCTCCTGGAGGAGTACGGCTGCTCCAAGGAGCTGGCCAGCCGGCTGCGCTACGCCCGCACCATGGTGGACAAGCTGCTGAGTTCACGCTCGGCCACCAACCGCCTCAAGGCCTCCTCgtag